The following proteins come from a genomic window of Brachionichthys hirsutus isolate HB-005 chromosome 20, CSIRO-AGI_Bhir_v1, whole genome shotgun sequence:
- the ora6 gene encoding nematocin receptor 2 yields the protein MFSFFPHLLGIRVFISFVGLVGNVFLIFSIVQTTISRVKSFEFFLLGLAAANLEEILIVNIYDIIIYQTSSAATSNWLCRSLKFLTMFGEISSILFTVLISVYRYQKLRDADKRVQAQIYLDSIRSAKMMTGVCVSFSVLLSLPIFVMRVRGSAENGTSSSTGCPPDFFQCDRDNCDLVNGIYKYLFILLCNLLPLIIVTVTGCLIVSVTLSQRKTVTPAVSVSGASQLARRRRRDPRLQRSTIAVLAAMGLFQVDWTLYLIFQLSFSPHDFPFWAEMEFFISTSYTSISPYVYGMGNNLFSLKALIKK from the coding sequence ATGTTTAGTTTCTTTCCTCATCTCCTCGGCATacgtgttttcatttcttttgtaGGACTTGTGGGTAATGTATTTCTCATCTTCTCCATAGTTCAGACAACGATCTCGAGAGTTAAATCGTTTGAGTTCTTTCTTTTGGGACTGGCTGCAGCCAATTTGGAGGAAATTCTCATTGTGAACATCTATGACATTATCATTTATCAGACTTCCTCCGCAGCCACCAGCAACTGGTTGTGCCGCTCGCTCAAGTTCCTCACCATGTTCGGGGAAATTAGCAGCATCCTCTTCACCGTCCTCATCAGTGTATATCGCTACCAGAAGCTGAGAGATGCCGACAAGAGGGTCCAAGCCCAAATCTACCTGGACAGCATCAGGTCAGCCAAGATGATGACTGGGGTCTGTGTGTCGTTCTCCGTGCTACTCAGCCTCCCCATTTTTGTCATGCGGGTTCGGGGCTCTGCTGAGAATGGCACAAGTAGCAGCACCGGCTGCCCGCCGgacttctttcagtgtgatagaGATAACTGTGATTTAGTCAATGGTATTTATAAGTACCTGTTCATCCTGCTGTGCAACCTGCTGCCACTGATCATCGTCACAGTCACCGGCTGCCTCATCGTCTCGGTGACACTGAGTCAGAGGAAGACGGTGACACCGGCAGTGAGCGTGAGCGGGGCGAGCCAGttagcgaggaggaggaggagagatccAAGGCTCCAGCGGAGTACAATAGCCGTGCTGGCTGCTATGGGGTTGTTCCAAGTGGACTGGACTCTTTACTTGATCTTCCAGTTGTCTTTTAGCCCTCACGACTTTCCTTTTTGGGCAGAAATGGAGTTCTTTATTTCAACGTCTTACACATCCATCAGCCCGTATGTGTATGGGATGGGGAATAACCTGTTTTCTCTCAAGGCCCTAATAAAGAAGTGA